In Treponema pectinovorum, a single genomic region encodes these proteins:
- a CDS encoding Hsp33 family molecular chaperone HslO — protein sequence MVKEEITDKELLSHLDKIHKDEMTIFVMADGLIRGAFFNATHLVNQMRANHHLGILETLVLGQAEICAALMIPTMKGREHLTFRYECQGPAVGFSVEADSTGYVRGHLLQNPIPLEKPLENWDLSSFFGEGTVTVTRMGEGMKTPQVGITPIVYKNIAQDLTYYFAQSEQIHSAFNTSIQFDEKGRVVGAGGMFLQVMPKAGGKSALKTEQVENDIEKENAEKEKLLARVENAFSAMPSIGKWFAEGGDMEDVIYGLFREFNPCAVLSRDIIFDCPCSKEYYAKQIKNLPKSELADIIANDSEPLKIICHNCGSTYDIMKSDLV from the coding sequence ATGGTAAAAGAAGAAATTACTGATAAAGAATTGCTTTCTCATTTGGATAAAATTCACAAAGACGAGATGACTATTTTTGTTATGGCGGACGGTCTTATTCGTGGAGCGTTTTTTAATGCGACTCATCTTGTTAATCAGATGAGGGCGAATCATCATCTTGGTATTCTTGAAACTCTTGTGCTTGGACAGGCTGAAATTTGCGCTGCATTGATGATTCCCACTATGAAAGGGCGGGAACATCTTACTTTTAGATACGAGTGCCAAGGTCCTGCGGTTGGTTTTTCTGTAGAAGCGGACAGCACTGGTTATGTTCGCGGTCATCTTTTGCAAAATCCGATTCCGCTTGAAAAACCTCTTGAAAACTGGGATTTGTCTTCTTTTTTTGGTGAGGGAACTGTAACTGTTACTCGCATGGGCGAAGGCATGAAAACTCCGCAAGTTGGAATTACTCCTATTGTTTACAAAAATATTGCTCAGGACTTGACTTATTATTTTGCTCAAAGCGAGCAGATTCATTCCGCTTTTAATACTAGCATTCAATTTGACGAAAAAGGCAGGGTTGTCGGTGCCGGCGGAATGTTTTTGCAGGTTATGCCAAAGGCTGGCGGTAAATCCGCTTTAAAAACTGAGCAGGTTGAAAACGATATTGAAAAAGAAAATGCGGAAAAAGAAAAACTTCTGGCACGTGTCGAAAATGCTTTTTCTGCAATGCCATCTATTGGTAAGTGGTTTGCCGAAGGCGGCGATATGGAAGACGTTATTTATGGTCTTTTTAGGGAATTTAATCCTTGTGCAGTTTTAAGCCGGGATATAATTTTTGATTGTCCTTGCAGCAAAGAATATTATGCAAAGCAAATTAAAAATCTTCCAAAATCGGAACTTGCGGATATAATAGCAAACGATTCTGAACCGCTTAAGATTATCTGCCACAACTGTGGTTCTACTTATGATATTATGAAGTCGGATTTGGTTTAA
- a CDS encoding type II toxin-antitoxin system HipA family toxin produces MGKNIFVYADWESFSTPALIGVLNADLLRGKEIFSFEYDSQWLKSQRFFLDPDLMFYKGRQYTPQDKSLFGIFTDSCPDRWGRLLMTRREAILAREEKRTPKKLVESDFLLGIQDSARMGALRFKTDLDAAFLAEGSKDSIPVWTSIRELEQASYIFEKEDSSLEDEKKWLKILLQPGSSLGGARPKATVQDFDGNLWIAKFPSKHDEYDMGAWEMVTHELALICGLNVPEAKCESFSKNGSTFLVKRFDRTVEKKRIHFVSAMTVLGKTDGNDAQDGTSYLDIAQCIQQQGSKPKEDLTELWKRIVFSIAVTNTDDHLRNHGFLFDGKGLRLSPMYDVNPNPDGVGLSLNIDEMNNSLDFELAIEASKYFGIKKDDAAKIATNIQNEIRQWKNIAEHLNLSKMSILRMEGCFRI; encoded by the coding sequence ATGGGTAAAAATATTTTTGTTTATGCTGATTGGGAATCTTTTTCCACCCCAGCGCTTATTGGTGTTCTTAATGCAGATTTGCTTAGGGGAAAGGAAATATTTTCGTTTGAGTATGATTCTCAATGGCTTAAGAGTCAACGATTTTTTTTGGATCCTGATTTAATGTTTTATAAGGGGCGTCAATATACCCCACAGGATAAAAGCTTATTTGGAATATTTACCGATTCCTGCCCAGACAGATGGGGAAGACTTTTAATGACTCGTCGTGAAGCGATTTTGGCAAGGGAAGAAAAGCGTACTCCCAAAAAATTAGTTGAAAGCGATTTTTTACTTGGAATACAAGATTCAGCCAGAATGGGTGCGTTGAGATTTAAAACTGATTTGGATGCTGCTTTTTTAGCGGAAGGTTCAAAAGATTCGATTCCTGTCTGGACTTCGATTAGAGAACTTGAACAGGCATCTTATATTTTTGAAAAAGAAGATTCATCATTAGAAGATGAAAAAAAATGGTTAAAAATATTGTTACAGCCGGGTTCTTCTTTGGGTGGTGCGCGTCCGAAGGCAACTGTTCAGGATTTTGATGGCAATTTATGGATAGCAAAGTTTCCCTCAAAGCATGATGAATATGATATGGGTGCGTGGGAAATGGTTACCCATGAACTTGCTCTTATTTGTGGATTAAATGTCCCTGAAGCAAAGTGCGAAAGTTTTTCAAAAAATGGCAGTACCTTCCTTGTGAAGCGATTTGATCGCACCGTTGAAAAAAAACGCATTCATTTTGTCTCGGCGATGACTGTTCTTGGAAAAACTGACGGAAACGATGCCCAGGACGGGACAAGTTATCTTGATATTGCGCAGTGCATACAGCAGCAAGGCTCCAAGCCTAAAGAAGATTTAACGGAACTGTGGAAGAGAATTGTCTTCAGCATTGCCGTAACAAATACTGATGATCATTTAAGAAATCACGGTTTTTTATTTGACGGAAAAGGATTGCGATTGTCGCCGATGTATGATGTGAATCCGAACCCCGACGGCGTTGGACTTTCTTTAAATATTGATGAAATGAATAATTCTCTTGATTTCGAACTTGCGATCGAAGCGTCAAAATATTTTGGCATAAAAAAAGATGACGCTGCAAAAATCGCTACAAACATTCAAAATGAGATACGGCAATGGAAAAATATTGCGGAACACCTGAATCTTTCAAAGATGAGTATTCTGCGTATGGAAGGGTGTTTTAGGATATAG
- a CDS encoding helix-turn-helix domain-containing protein, whose product MYIIIDVMGRNSVVLLPAVQNVLAEFGENIKLARLRRGLSCELVAERAGISRATLVNVEKGLPSVAMGIYISVLNALGLEKDMLLVAKDDELGRKLQDLQLVTRKRAPKGN is encoded by the coding sequence ATGTATATAATTATTGATGTTATGGGTAGAAATTCTGTTGTTTTGTTGCCAGCGGTTCAGAATGTGCTCGCGGAATTTGGTGAAAATATTAAGCTGGCGCGTTTAAGACGTGGGCTTTCCTGCGAACTTGTTGCGGAACGAGCGGGAATAAGCCGAGCGACTCTTGTAAATGTCGAAAAAGGTCTTCCGTCTGTCGCGATGGGGATATACATATCCGTTCTGAATGCTCTGGGTCTTGAAAAAGATATGCTTCTTGTTGCTAAGGATGATGAATTGGGTCGAAAACTTCAGGACTTGCAGCTTGTAACAAGAAAAAGGGCACCTAAGGGAAACTGA